The Gemmatimonadota bacterium genome window below encodes:
- a CDS encoding protein-L-isoaspartate(D-aspartate) O-methyltransferase — translation MGSGPLDDTRFVGYRRKLIEDIRARGIDDLQTLQCFDMVPRHTFLPEGVWPRAYEDAPIPIGFGQTASQPSLQAYYLSFLSPQRDEKVLEIGTGSGFLTALLALTADRVYSVERVRELSVRARKALDGMGVKNVALLVGDGTIGWRKYQPFDVIVVSAASPSIPPVLVDQLADGGRMLIPIGSKESQELVHVQKTGFLVSEDVVKGNVTFVPLLGRFAWAEGGG, via the coding sequence GTGGGATCTGGGCCTCTAGACGACACCCGCTTCGTCGGATACCGGCGTAAGCTCATCGAAGACATTCGGGCACGGGGGATCGACGACCTCCAGACGCTCCAGTGCTTCGACATGGTGCCACGTCATACCTTCCTGCCCGAGGGCGTTTGGCCGCGGGCGTACGAGGACGCGCCGATCCCGATCGGGTTCGGGCAGACCGCCTCGCAGCCGTCGTTGCAGGCGTACTATCTGTCGTTTCTCTCGCCACAGCGCGACGAGAAGGTGTTGGAGATCGGAACGGGCAGCGGCTTTCTGACCGCGCTTCTCGCGCTCACGGCGGACCGCGTCTACTCGGTCGAGCGCGTGCGGGAGCTGTCCGTGCGCGCTCGTAAGGCGCTCGACGGGATGGGTGTAAAGAACGTCGCTCTGCTCGTAGGCGACGGCACGATCGGTTGGCGCAAGTACCAACCGTTCGACGTGATCGTCGTGTCGGCGGCCTCTCCCTCGATCCCGCCGGTCCTGGTCGACCAGCTCGCGGATGGCGGCCGAATGTTGATTCCCATCGGGTCCAAGGAGTCGCAAGAGCTCGTGCACGTGCAAAAAACCGGGTTCCTTGTCTCGGAGGACGTCGTGAAGGGGAATGTCACCTTCGTACCTCTGCTCGGACGTTTCGCGTGGGCCGAGGGCGGAGGGTGA